One genomic segment of Myxococcales bacterium includes these proteins:
- a CDS encoding Ppx/GppA family phosphatase has protein sequence MPRAAAVDIGTNTVLVTVAEADGGPLRPLIECAQITRLGEGVDGARELSPQAIDRTIACLEDFARLIAVQGVDFVDVVGTSALRDVRSAESFLERAERALGVRPRIVSGEEEAELTFLGSVSGLDVRGNVLVFDVGGGSTELVQGAVNGRSCVTAARSIDIGSVRLFERYADGDPPSARALATARQSLRAALSNVVPPAADVTVVGVAGTVTTLAALQLGLDHQTPGSTHGRTLTRTAIDALAERLACMPLSRRIRDAHIEAGRADVIPFGAVIVSELCRWSGAAELTVSDRGVRWGLLQRRLGP, from the coding sequence ATGCCGCGCGCGGCCGCCGTCGACATCGGCACCAACACCGTGCTCGTCACGGTGGCGGAAGCGGATGGCGGCCCGCTCAGACCGCTCATCGAGTGTGCGCAGATCACCCGCCTGGGCGAGGGCGTCGATGGCGCGCGCGAGCTCTCGCCGCAGGCGATCGACCGGACCATCGCCTGCCTGGAAGACTTCGCGCGACTGATCGCCGTCCAGGGCGTCGACTTCGTCGACGTGGTGGGCACGAGCGCGTTGCGCGACGTGCGCTCGGCCGAGAGCTTTCTCGAACGCGCCGAGCGAGCGCTGGGCGTCCGCCCGAGGATCGTGTCCGGTGAGGAAGAGGCCGAGCTCACCTTCTTGGGCTCGGTGAGCGGGCTGGATGTCCGCGGCAACGTCCTGGTGTTCGACGTCGGCGGCGGCAGCACCGAGCTCGTTCAGGGGGCGGTCAACGGGCGTTCCTGCGTGACCGCCGCACGCAGCATCGACATCGGGAGTGTGCGGCTCTTCGAGCGCTACGCGGATGGTGATCCGCCGTCGGCGCGCGCCTTGGCAACGGCCCGGCAGTCCCTTCGCGCTGCGCTCTCGAACGTGGTGCCGCCGGCGGCGGATGTCACGGTCGTCGGCGTTGCCGGAACCGTCACCACGCTCGCCGCGCTGCAGCTCGGCTTGGATCATCAAACTCCAGGTTCGACGCACGGCAGAACGCTGACCCGAACTGCCATCGACGCGCTGGCGGAGCGCTTGGCGTGCATGCCGCTCTCAAGGCGAATCCGCGACGCCCACATCGAGGCGGGTCGGGCAGACGTGATCCCGTTCGGAGCCGTGATCGTCAGCGAGCTCTGCCGCTGGAGCGGTGCGGCGGAGCTGACTGTCTCGGACCGCGGGGTGCGCTGGGGCTTGCTCCAGCGGCGTCTGGGCCCCTGA
- a CDS encoding peptidyl-prolyl cis-trans isomerase encodes MRRLVALGIALAASTAFAQPASAPEAGSEVVLTVGESTMTVADIDRRLASVPYFQLANFGKKPNEIRKAFIEKVLVPELLYVEEAKRRKLDQVPATRDRIRDALRQAIEGEIKNASNSVSSDEIKAYYDENRHRFNTPRRMKLWRILVRDEAQAKKIISDVNANHVDSTTSWSKHAREASVDKSTNMRDGDLGFVMPDGQTEMPQLRVDPALFAAAEKAKDGELVGEPVKEGDNWAVLWRRGSLEAVNRTLAQEAPSIRQILARQKVSTEVADLAKKLQAEQVKNVNAELLSYVVVDPSGDVGARQKPGVVPRHRARMPGAPHRDERGLR; translated from the coding sequence ATGCGCCGCCTCGTCGCCCTGGGTATTGCTCTCGCCGCCAGCACGGCGTTCGCCCAGCCAGCCTCGGCTCCTGAGGCGGGGTCCGAGGTGGTGCTCACGGTCGGAGAGTCCACCATGACGGTGGCGGACATCGACCGGCGCCTCGCCAGCGTGCCGTATTTCCAGCTCGCCAACTTCGGGAAGAAGCCGAACGAAATCCGGAAAGCGTTCATCGAGAAGGTGCTCGTCCCCGAGTTGCTCTACGTCGAGGAGGCAAAACGCCGCAAGCTGGACCAGGTGCCCGCGACCCGCGACCGGATCCGCGACGCGCTCAGGCAGGCCATCGAGGGCGAAATCAAGAACGCCTCGAACAGCGTCAGCTCGGACGAGATCAAGGCCTACTACGACGAGAATCGTCACCGCTTCAACACACCCAGGCGTATGAAGCTCTGGCGCATCTTGGTGCGCGACGAAGCCCAAGCCAAGAAGATCATCAGCGACGTCAACGCCAACCACGTCGACTCGACGACCAGCTGGAGCAAACACGCGCGAGAGGCGTCGGTCGACAAGTCGACCAACATGCGCGATGGAGACCTCGGCTTCGTCATGCCCGACGGCCAGACTGAGATGCCGCAACTGCGGGTCGATCCGGCGCTGTTCGCAGCAGCGGAGAAGGCCAAGGACGGCGAACTCGTTGGCGAGCCGGTCAAAGAGGGGGACAACTGGGCCGTGCTGTGGCGGCGCGGCAGCCTCGAGGCCGTCAACCGAACGCTGGCCCAGGAAGCGCCGTCTATCCGCCAGATCCTCGCGCGGCAAAAGGTGTCGACCGAGGTCGCCGACCTGGCGAAGAAGCTGCAGGCGGAGCAGGTCAAGAACGTGAACGCGGAGCTGCTGAGCTACGTCGTGGTCGACCCGTCGGGCGATGTCGGCGCGCGGCAGAAACCCGGCGTAGTCCCGCGACATCGCGCGCGTATGCCCGGCGCACCGCATCGTGACGAACGCGGGCTGCGCTGA
- a CDS encoding site-specific DNA-methyltransferase, with translation MPAAPRSIRLDWQGRSAPRPGVPARLEAARGGHPSCMLIHGDNLAAMRALHARSGAAFSLVYLDPPFLTGRQHTQVDRHRDPHTGNVVRLLRPAFDDRWDGLHHYLTELGERLEAARALLEPKGCLVLHVDPKTSHYAKVMADEIFGPECFASEIVWRYRRWPAKTKNFQRVHDVLLRYVKDSTAVPTFKQLYEPLAASTRETWGDKKQRAVLGANGRRVRSSSTEETSLGTPMGDVWEIGIVAPIARERTGYPTQKPEALLERLIEACTAPDDLVLDPYAGSGTTLAVAARLGRRVVGMDVGSEAIRVARKRLKAQGLRPFEERVVLDTPGPAKARALRRPSALTG, from the coding sequence ATGCCCGCCGCACCTCGCAGCATCCGACTCGACTGGCAGGGCAGGAGCGCGCCCAGACCTGGGGTTCCCGCACGGCTCGAGGCGGCGCGCGGGGGTCACCCGAGCTGCATGCTGATTCACGGAGACAACCTGGCCGCCATGCGGGCGCTCCACGCGCGCTCCGGCGCGGCGTTCTCTCTGGTCTACCTGGACCCTCCGTTTCTCACGGGGCGGCAGCACACTCAGGTCGATCGGCATCGCGATCCGCACACCGGCAACGTCGTTCGACTCCTGCGCCCGGCGTTCGACGACCGCTGGGATGGCCTGCATCACTATTTGACCGAGCTCGGTGAACGACTCGAGGCAGCGCGCGCGCTGCTCGAGCCCAAAGGTTGTTTGGTCCTCCACGTCGATCCGAAGACCAGCCACTACGCCAAGGTGATGGCCGACGAGATCTTCGGCCCGGAGTGCTTCGCCAGCGAGATCGTGTGGCGGTATCGGCGCTGGCCCGCCAAGACCAAGAACTTTCAGCGCGTTCACGACGTGCTGCTCCGGTACGTGAAGGACTCGACCGCCGTCCCGACGTTCAAGCAGCTGTACGAACCGCTGGCGGCCTCGACGCGTGAGACCTGGGGCGACAAGAAACAAAGGGCGGTGCTCGGCGCAAATGGCCGTCGAGTGCGCTCGAGCAGCACCGAGGAAACCAGCCTCGGTACTCCCATGGGCGACGTTTGGGAGATCGGGATCGTGGCGCCGATTGCGCGAGAGCGAACTGGCTACCCCACGCAGAAACCCGAGGCCTTGCTGGAGCGATTGATCGAGGCGTGCACAGCTCCGGATGACCTGGTGCTCGATCCCTACGCGGGGAGCGGCACCACACTGGCGGTGGCTGCGCGACTCGGACGCCGAGTTGTGGGCATGGACGTCGGCAGCGAGGCGATTCGTGTCGCTCGCAAGCGGCTGAAGGCGCAGGGGTTGCGGCCGTTCGAGGAGCGCGTGGTGCTCGATACGCCCGGACCGGCCAAGGCCCGAGCTCTCCGGCGACCCAGCGCGCTGACGGGTTGA
- a CDS encoding OmpA family protein — translation MRIRSLFIFLALTLPALLVGCGYSQEEWDQKVRENESLRNQLAAQRQAHKKCEADYADSMHEIEDLKKKLKERGINIDNLSAKLDEERKALEEYRRRAEQLDQIRKRFELLRSKLQKLTQLGLKVAVRDNRMVIQLPGDVLFDSGRDRLKKEGEDILKQVADVVKNDSDLKNREFQVAGHTDAKPLKGGEFKDNWGLSAMRARSVLIFLTSAGSGGLEAKNWSAAGYAETDPVADNDSDDGRAKNRRVELVVLPNVEEMLNLGSLAQ, via the coding sequence ATGCGCATCCGAAGCCTGTTCATTTTCCTCGCTCTCACACTGCCCGCACTGCTCGTTGGATGCGGTTACTCACAAGAAGAGTGGGACCAGAAGGTCCGCGAGAACGAGAGCCTCCGCAATCAGCTCGCCGCGCAGCGGCAGGCGCACAAGAAGTGCGAGGCGGACTACGCCGACTCGATGCACGAGATCGAAGATCTCAAGAAGAAGCTGAAGGAACGCGGGATCAACATCGACAATCTCAGCGCAAAGCTGGACGAAGAGCGCAAGGCTCTCGAGGAGTATCGCCGGCGTGCGGAGCAGCTCGACCAGATCCGCAAGCGCTTCGAGCTGCTGCGCAGCAAGCTCCAGAAGCTGACCCAGCTGGGTCTGAAGGTCGCCGTCCGCGACAACCGCATGGTGATTCAGCTGCCGGGCGACGTCTTGTTCGACTCGGGCCGGGACCGCCTGAAGAAAGAAGGCGAGGACATCCTGAAGCAGGTCGCTGACGTCGTGAAGAACGATTCAGACCTGAAGAACCGCGAGTTTCAGGTCGCCGGACACACCGACGCCAAGCCCCTCAAGGGTGGCGAGTTCAAGGACAACTGGGGACTTTCGGCCATGCGTGCACGGTCGGTGCTCATCTTCCTGACCAGCGCCGGCTCGGGCGGCCTGGAAGCGAAGAACTGGAGCGCCGCGGGTTACGCGGAGACCGATCCCGTCGCTGACAACGACTCCGACGACGGGCGCGCCAAGAACCGGCGCGTCGAGCTGGTCGTGCTGCCGAACGTCGAAGAGATGCTCAATTTGGGCAGCTTGGCGCAGTAA
- a CDS encoding metallopeptidase family protein yields the protein MSGERFHLPSGVSVELDVGSQVELDGPFGPELDKLRLRLRSADGSHLPIERLPLADFQVFRGILRRIGRVPERELELVCSNCRAAWHTLPSSSLELGPFVDGELCDPELDRAFDFDREYSIPAVRADAVAAECSVRLAPRSVSEAAPLHRSLAEGRAQRVTSNVVRGLGIAALDGETDPKKIARLLRAAPVAAYDAVVALFEDAHYPPRLDVPHVCPGCGMSEWLSIPMSRELSLEPALGEPATVGDAGAAFMSIDEFEALVAEEAARLYAELRVREIDLAVLEGPAEVDDGGEPLLGSYQPPEPEALIPRPAEIRLFYRTFANIAGEEGPYDVRAEVNETLRHELEHHFGHLAGDDPLDDEERAEIHREHSRRVGRREVERRAARVFWTEARRFFARTWWVWVIAFAATVLVALAESR from the coding sequence GTGAGCGGTGAGCGATTTCATCTGCCGAGCGGAGTGAGCGTCGAGCTCGACGTCGGAAGCCAGGTCGAGCTCGACGGTCCGTTCGGACCCGAGCTCGACAAACTCCGTCTGCGCTTGCGGTCGGCGGACGGCTCACACCTGCCAATCGAGCGGCTGCCTCTGGCAGATTTCCAGGTTTTTCGTGGGATTTTGCGCCGTATTGGGCGCGTGCCGGAGCGCGAGCTCGAGCTCGTGTGCAGCAACTGCCGAGCAGCGTGGCACACGCTCCCGTCTTCCAGCTTGGAGCTCGGTCCGTTCGTGGACGGCGAGCTGTGCGACCCCGAGCTCGACCGGGCCTTCGATTTCGATCGCGAGTATTCGATCCCGGCGGTTCGCGCCGATGCCGTGGCCGCGGAGTGCTCCGTCCGCTTGGCTCCACGCAGCGTAAGCGAAGCCGCGCCGCTGCACCGGTCGCTCGCCGAGGGGCGAGCTCAGCGCGTGACGTCGAACGTCGTGCGCGGTCTGGGCATCGCGGCGCTCGACGGAGAGACCGACCCGAAGAAGATCGCTCGTTTGCTCAGGGCCGCACCCGTGGCTGCGTATGACGCGGTCGTGGCTCTGTTCGAAGATGCACACTACCCGCCGCGCTTGGACGTACCGCACGTGTGCCCGGGGTGTGGCATGTCGGAGTGGCTGTCGATCCCAATGTCACGGGAGCTCAGCCTCGAGCCGGCGCTCGGCGAGCCGGCGACGGTCGGCGACGCTGGGGCGGCGTTCATGAGCATCGACGAGTTCGAGGCACTGGTCGCGGAGGAGGCAGCTCGCCTCTACGCCGAGCTGCGCGTCCGTGAGATCGATCTCGCTGTGCTCGAAGGCCCGGCCGAGGTCGACGACGGTGGTGAGCCGCTGCTCGGCTCGTACCAACCCCCAGAGCCCGAAGCGTTGATCCCCCGTCCGGCCGAAATTCGGCTGTTTTATCGGACTTTTGCCAACATCGCCGGGGAGGAGGGACCGTACGACGTGCGCGCCGAGGTCAACGAGACCCTGCGTCACGAGCTCGAACACCACTTCGGACACCTCGCTGGCGACGATCCGCTCGACGACGAGGAGCGGGCCGAGATCCATCGTGAGCACAGCCGGCGTGTGGGACGGCGCGAGGTCGAGCGGCGGGCGGCGCGCGTCTTCTGGACCGAGGCGCGCCGCTTCTTCGCGCGCACGTGGTGGGTATGGGTGATCGCTTTCGCGGCCACCGTGCTGGTTGCCCTCGCCGAGTCCCGATAG
- the trpS gene encoding tryptophan--tRNA ligase has protein sequence MTATPRIFSGMQPTGSGELHIGNYLGALRNWVKLSNEGAYDSLFCVVDAHAATVEYDPKEMPERTFGTALSYLAAGLDPDRCAVFVQSEVPQHMELAWYLSTVTPMGDLHRMTQFKEKSDQYKQNVNAGLFTYPVLMAADILLYRATVVPVGNDQVQHLELSREICRKFNARFGDVFPEPKPLLTPTPRVMGLDGKRKMSKSLGNTIDLFDEPKVVEKKLKRAFTDELKLQLGDPGRPELCNIFTLHSALTPADDVKSIDTDCRSGALGCGECKRRLTETLNAELAPIRARAAELRSESKRVTDALAAGAAHARGIAERTMSDVRDAMGMFARAPKP, from the coding sequence ATGACCGCCACTCCGCGCATCTTTTCGGGCATGCAGCCCACCGGCAGCGGTGAGCTTCACATCGGCAACTACCTGGGTGCTCTGCGCAACTGGGTGAAGCTCAGCAATGAAGGTGCGTACGACTCGCTCTTCTGCGTCGTGGACGCACATGCGGCAACCGTCGAGTACGACCCGAAGGAGATGCCGGAGCGGACTTTCGGCACTGCGCTCTCTTACCTGGCGGCTGGGCTCGATCCCGATCGCTGTGCGGTCTTCGTGCAGAGCGAGGTGCCGCAGCACATGGAGCTTGCCTGGTACCTCTCGACCGTCACGCCGATGGGTGATCTCCACCGCATGACCCAGTTCAAAGAGAAGAGCGATCAGTACAAACAGAACGTGAACGCCGGGCTCTTCACCTACCCGGTCCTGATGGCTGCGGACATCTTGCTGTATCGCGCGACGGTCGTGCCGGTCGGCAACGATCAGGTGCAACACCTGGAGCTGTCGCGGGAGATCTGCCGCAAGTTCAACGCGCGCTTCGGCGACGTGTTTCCCGAACCCAAACCCCTGCTCACTCCGACCCCGCGGGTGATGGGTCTGGACGGCAAGCGCAAGATGAGCAAATCGCTGGGCAACACCATCGATCTCTTCGACGAGCCAAAGGTCGTCGAGAAGAAGCTGAAACGCGCCTTCACCGACGAGCTGAAGCTGCAACTGGGAGATCCAGGGCGGCCGGAGCTGTGCAACATCTTCACGCTGCACTCCGCGCTCACCCCCGCCGATGACGTGAAGAGCATCGACACCGACTGTCGCTCCGGCGCGCTCGGGTGCGGCGAGTGCAAACGACGCCTGACCGAGACCTTGAACGCCGAGCTGGCACCCATCCGGGCGCGCGCTGCCGAGCTCAGGAGTGAAAGCAAACGCGTGACTGACGCGCTCGCGGCCGGCGCAGCGCACGCGCGCGGCATCGCAGAGCGGACGATGTCGGACGTTCGGGACGCGATGGGCATGTTCGCCCGGGCGCCAAAGCCGTGA
- a CDS encoding CarD family transcriptional regulator: MSARSEVEFKVGDKAVYPAQGVAEVISIDEKDIAGSRQRFYVLRILDTDRKIMVPVSNANAVGLRQVISEQEIREIFDILKERTIGFDTQTWNRRYRGFMDKIKTGSIYDVAEVLRDLYRLKANKQLSFGERRMLDTARTLIVKEIAIARAQTEEQVRTEIEAIFFSN; encoded by the coding sequence ATGTCCGCACGTTCCGAAGTTGAGTTCAAGGTCGGCGACAAAGCCGTCTATCCGGCGCAGGGCGTCGCGGAAGTCATCAGTATCGACGAGAAAGACATCGCGGGGTCGCGGCAGCGGTTCTACGTGCTGCGCATTCTCGACACCGATCGGAAGATCATGGTGCCGGTGAGCAATGCCAACGCGGTCGGCCTTCGGCAGGTCATCAGCGAGCAGGAGATCCGCGAGATCTTCGACATCCTGAAGGAGCGCACCATCGGCTTCGACACACAAACGTGGAACCGCCGTTACCGCGGCTTCATGGACAAGATCAAGACTGGCTCGATCTACGACGTCGCAGAGGTGCTGCGCGATCTCTACCGCCTCAAGGCCAACAAACAACTCTCCTTCGGTGAGCGCCGCATGCTGGATACCGCACGCACGCTGATCGTGAAGGAGATCGCCATCGCGCGGGCTCAGACCGAAGAGCAGGTTCGGACGGAGATCGAAGCAATCTTCTTCTCGAACTGA
- a CDS encoding serine/threonine protein kinase yields MFPQLFGKYVLEREIAAGGMARVYLATLRGAVGFEKRLVVKQIRPELASDEAFVRRFVEEAKTAVELGHPNIVPVYELGVEQGIYYIAMEFCEGLTLSEVLAETGVLSAEEGAYLGIELCRALDYAHRKASIVHRDITPRNVMLDEEGAVRIIDFGIAAPVTLPEEGGVKKGELFGSPGHMPPEQIAGDALTPATDVFAVGVLLIEAWTGKPPFRRKTPAECLQALATAPPPVDAEHAELQPIADLIASAVAARPVDRPQSAELLARPLREFVKTADLGDLERRIGARVRKTRRKLLASSPWLLGQSEEGADESGLAEQKTGRVRAPSIGDTQTFAVRNDLVEWTRKLPSVAPPPVDAVVEPVVPSEVMSTRPLEEPAEDGADESSAESGREEPAPATAEDSGRRTQPNRAGRPLVSLLAVAVVAGAIWWGTKPPPAGGAPENPNRERVSTGESPRASTSNTVPSVPSSEPSAAVPAGSVEKTPVRPAPSAPASSPRPAPGSASAPTAEVPAVEPGARALLTLTASPPSSVSVSGRSYGVTPVSGVQLAPGSYFVSFENTTLGLRTGAQVTLGPGGKRTVHADFTDPSPRVIIR; encoded by the coding sequence ACCTCGCCACCTTACGCGGGGCGGTCGGCTTCGAGAAGCGTCTCGTTGTGAAGCAGATCCGTCCAGAGTTGGCGTCGGACGAGGCGTTCGTGCGGCGCTTCGTCGAGGAAGCCAAGACTGCTGTCGAGCTGGGGCACCCCAACATCGTACCGGTCTACGAGCTCGGGGTCGAACAGGGGATCTATTACATCGCGATGGAGTTCTGCGAGGGCCTGACGCTCTCGGAGGTACTCGCCGAGACCGGAGTTCTCTCGGCCGAAGAGGGTGCCTACCTGGGAATCGAGCTGTGCCGCGCCCTCGATTACGCACACCGCAAGGCGAGCATCGTTCATCGGGACATTACACCGCGCAACGTGATGCTCGATGAAGAAGGGGCGGTGCGCATCATCGACTTTGGCATCGCCGCACCGGTGACCTTGCCGGAAGAAGGCGGGGTAAAGAAGGGCGAGCTCTTCGGCTCGCCGGGCCACATGCCCCCGGAACAGATCGCGGGCGACGCGCTGACGCCGGCCACGGATGTGTTTGCGGTCGGCGTGCTGTTGATCGAAGCCTGGACCGGGAAGCCGCCGTTTCGGCGGAAAACCCCTGCAGAATGCCTGCAAGCGCTGGCAACGGCGCCGCCGCCGGTCGACGCCGAGCATGCGGAGCTGCAGCCGATTGCCGATTTGATCGCCTCGGCGGTGGCCGCGCGTCCAGTTGATCGACCTCAATCGGCAGAGCTCCTGGCGCGACCGCTGCGGGAGTTCGTGAAGACTGCGGATCTCGGTGACCTGGAGCGGCGCATTGGCGCGCGCGTCCGGAAGACGCGCCGCAAGCTGCTCGCGTCGAGCCCATGGCTGCTCGGCCAATCGGAAGAAGGCGCGGACGAGTCGGGCCTGGCGGAGCAGAAGACGGGTCGTGTGCGCGCGCCCAGCATCGGCGACACTCAGACCTTCGCGGTGCGGAACGACCTCGTCGAGTGGACCCGCAAACTGCCGAGTGTTGCTCCGCCGCCGGTCGACGCGGTCGTCGAGCCCGTCGTCCCGAGCGAAGTGATGTCGACCCGTCCCCTCGAAGAACCCGCGGAGGACGGCGCCGATGAGTCCTCGGCCGAGAGTGGAAGAGAAGAGCCGGCGCCCGCGACCGCAGAGGACAGCGGACGGCGCACACAGCCCAATCGGGCGGGTCGGCCGCTGGTCTCGCTGCTGGCGGTAGCGGTGGTGGCCGGCGCGATCTGGTGGGGCACAAAACCGCCACCTGCGGGCGGCGCGCCCGAAAATCCGAACCGTGAGCGGGTTTCTACCGGCGAGAGCCCCCGCGCCAGCACCAGCAATACCGTGCCCTCGGTGCCCTCTTCGGAGCCGAGCGCTGCGGTCCCCGCGGGCTCCGTCGAGAAGACACCCGTTCGACCGGCCCCGAGCGCGCCTGCATCTTCACCACGTCCAGCGCCGGGCTCTGCTTCCGCCCCGACGGCCGAAGTCCCTGCGGTCGAGCCCGGTGCGCGGGCGCTGCTCACGCTCACCGCATCTCCCCCGAGCTCCGTCAGTGTGTCCGGCAGGTCGTATGGAGTGACTCCGGTCAGCGGAGTGCAGCTCGCACCCGGGAGTTATTTCGTGAGCTTCGAGAACACGACCTTGGGCCTTCGCACGGGTGCGCAGGTGACGCTGGGTCCCGGGGGCAAGCGCACCGTGCACGCCGACTTCACCGACCCGTCACCGCGGGTGATCATTCGCTGA
- the rnc gene encoding ribonuclease III, whose product MLTQIARQFGLTELAPHLKVALTHPSFANEQRGEPDNQRLEFLGDAVLGLCASELLYQRFPTADEGSLTRLRARLVNADALAAWARGNSIADALLLGKGAESSGLRASTNVLADAVEALVAAAYLDSGLDAARVACANILEPQLENLDADSTRDPKSELQELVQAQRGDTPRYEVIDSGGPAHDRWFEVSVRVANKELGRGRGKSKRSAEFAAAQAALAKPAGAAEAAEAPKPVEPSNSRGDEP is encoded by the coding sequence ATGCTCACGCAGATTGCACGACAATTCGGGCTCACGGAGCTCGCCCCTCACCTCAAGGTTGCGCTCACTCACCCGAGCTTTGCCAACGAACAACGCGGGGAGCCCGACAATCAGCGGCTCGAGTTCCTCGGTGATGCGGTGCTCGGTCTGTGCGCGAGTGAGCTCCTGTATCAGCGCTTCCCAACCGCCGACGAAGGCTCGCTGACGCGTCTGCGCGCGCGACTCGTCAACGCCGATGCCCTCGCTGCTTGGGCGCGAGGCAACTCCATCGCCGACGCGCTCTTGCTGGGCAAGGGTGCGGAGTCCAGCGGGCTGCGCGCCAGCACCAACGTGCTCGCAGACGCGGTCGAGGCGCTGGTCGCCGCCGCCTACCTCGACTCGGGGCTCGATGCGGCGCGGGTTGCATGCGCAAACATCCTGGAGCCGCAGCTCGAGAACCTGGATGCCGACAGCACTCGCGATCCGAAGAGTGAGCTGCAAGAGCTGGTTCAAGCCCAGCGCGGGGACACACCGCGCTACGAGGTAATCGACAGCGGCGGCCCCGCGCATGACCGCTGGTTCGAGGTCTCGGTGCGCGTGGCGAACAAGGAGCTCGGGCGAGGTCGCGGAAAATCAAAACGCTCCGCCGAGTTCGCTGCCGCGCAGGCTGCCCTCGCGAAACCCGCCGGAGCCGCCGAAGCCGCCGAAGCCCCGAAACCCGTCGAGCCCAGCAATTCCAGAGGAGACGAGCCTTGA
- a CDS encoding tRNA (cytidine(34)-2'-O)-methyltransferase — protein MSGAWRLRGQEAERPFHIVLVEPEIPPNTGNVARICAATSCPLHLVGRLGFRIDEHAVRRAGLDYWHLVELRQHENLIGAEQTIQALCAPVRPRSWFLSAKARRSYLEVEYQLGDALVFGKESVGLPSELLAEREEWTLGIPTLGAVRSHNLGNAVAIVVYEALRQTGLLTPRAALSE, from the coding sequence ATGTCGGGCGCTTGGCGGCTCAGGGGGCAGGAGGCCGAGCGCCCCTTCCACATCGTGCTGGTCGAGCCAGAAATCCCGCCGAACACGGGAAACGTGGCGCGGATCTGCGCCGCCACGAGCTGCCCACTCCACCTCGTCGGGAGGCTGGGATTCAGGATTGACGAGCACGCGGTGCGCCGCGCGGGCCTCGACTACTGGCACCTGGTCGAGCTCCGGCAGCACGAAAATTTGATCGGCGCGGAGCAGACCATCCAGGCGCTTTGCGCGCCGGTCCGTCCCCGGAGCTGGTTTCTGAGCGCCAAGGCCAGGCGGAGTTACCTCGAGGTCGAGTACCAGCTGGGGGACGCGCTCGTGTTCGGCAAGGAGAGCGTCGGACTCCCGAGCGAGCTCTTGGCCGAGCGAGAAGAATGGACGCTCGGCATTCCGACTCTCGGTGCGGTGCGCTCGCACAACCTGGGCAATGCCGTCGCCATCGTGGTCTACGAAGCACTGCGACAGACCGGACTGCTCACCCCCCGCGCGGCTCTCAGCGAATGA